The bacterium genome includes a region encoding these proteins:
- a CDS encoding AEC family transporter gives MFFLTIARDIILPIFLVMALGFWTYQKFHIDLATLSKLNFYVFVPAFMFYSLLIFKPGNREMADSVLFNTLLACANFGAAYALGRWLKLRASLAASATLGVMIFNSANYGIPVVQLAFQGEGVAIQVITITAMNVLTYTLGILVAGGWSEWRKGLQSIIRMPIIYSLIAALLLRAVDWDPPDAIITPLKWVSDGMLPIALLTLGAQLGKSGVSLRHPREVWVTTAARLLLSPFLAFLIIQLMGLHGLLARVLFVSSAFPTAVAVVLFGIEYDKEPHFAAAVVSITTLVSAVTVTLIISLSASLF, from the coding sequence TTGTTCTTCCTGACCATCGCCCGCGACATCATCCTTCCCATCTTCCTGGTCATGGCCCTCGGCTTCTGGACCTACCAGAAGTTCCACATCGACCTGGCCACCCTCTCCAAGCTCAACTTCTACGTCTTCGTGCCGGCCTTCATGTTCTATAGCCTGCTCATCTTCAAGCCCGGCAACCGCGAGATGGCCGACAGCGTCCTGTTCAACACCCTTTTGGCCTGCGCCAACTTCGGGGCCGCCTATGCCCTGGGCCGCTGGCTCAAGCTCAGGGCCAGCCTGGCCGCCTCGGCCACCCTGGGCGTGATGATCTTCAACTCCGCCAATTACGGGATCCCGGTGGTCCAATTGGCCTTCCAGGGCGAAGGGGTGGCCATCCAGGTCATCACCATCACCGCCATGAACGTGCTGACCTATACCCTGGGGATCCTTGTCGCGGGCGGCTGGAGCGAATGGCGCAAGGGCCTTCAGAGCATCATCCGGATGCCCATTATTTATTCCCTCATCGCCGCCCTATTGCTTCGGGCGGTGGACTGGGACCCGCCCGACGCCATCATCACCCCCTTGAAATGGGTCTCCGACGGCATGCTCCCCATCGCGCTTTTGACCCTGGGGGCCCAGTTGGGGAAAAGCGGGGTTTCCCTCCGGCACCCCCGGGAGGTCTGGGTCACGACCGCCGCGCGGCTCCTTCTTTCCCCCTTCCTGGCCTTCCTGATCATCCAACTCATGGGGCTCCACGGGCTCCTGGCGCGGGTCCTTTTCGTCTCCAGCGCCTTCCCCACCGCCGTCGCGGTGGTCCTTTTCGGGATCGAATACGACAAGGAGCCCCATTTCGCCGCGGCCGTGGTCTCCATCACCACCCTGGTCTCGGCCGTGACCGTCACGCTGATCATCAGCCTCTCCGCCTCGCTCTTTTGA
- a CDS encoding cupin domain-containing protein, protein MEPKNPLKWPLESKLSEMDWGSMEWLLDDSIAPGADMSVAVMTVKGGELSPAHSHPNCNEFLLLTRGSVEQVSGGEKKVLQAGDSVFVPAGTVHSVRNLGATDAQMLVTYSAGVRKYESA, encoded by the coding sequence ATGGAACCCAAGAATCCCTTGAAGTGGCCGTTGGAAAGCAAGCTCAGTGAGATGGACTGGGGGAGCATGGAGTGGTTGTTGGACGACTCCATCGCCCCGGGCGCCGACATGAGCGTGGCGGTCATGACCGTGAAGGGCGGGGAGCTTTCCCCGGCCCATTCCCACCCCAACTGCAACGAATTCCTTCTGCTGACCCGTGGGTCGGTGGAACAGGTCTCCGGCGGCGAGAAGAAGGTCCTCCAGGCGGGGGACTCGGTCTTCGTCCCCGCCGGAACGGTCCATTCGGTCCGGAACCTCGGGGCCACGGACGCCCAAATGCTGGTCACCTATTCGGCGGGCGTCCGCAAATACGAGTCGGCCTGA
- a CDS encoding cytochrome c, giving the protein MKAFVSGVVVTLLALLFGGYLFISMGLMPANADGKPPAIEKWMARKSLHASIDRESPKGAVPMALTDANLKEGIKLYAQNCAVCHGASDGQASNIAMGLYQHAPQLAKHGVEDDPEGEIFWKVKHGIRLTGMPAFSPTLNDDQIWKMVLFLKHMDSLTPAVQKDWKAIKSVKNG; this is encoded by the coding sequence ATGAAAGCTTTCGTATCCGGTGTCGTGGTGACCCTCTTGGCCCTGTTGTTCGGGGGCTACCTTTTCATTTCCATGGGCCTCATGCCCGCCAACGCGGACGGCAAGCCTCCGGCGATCGAGAAATGGATGGCCCGCAAGTCCCTCCACGCTTCCATCGACCGGGAATCACCCAAAGGGGCCGTGCCGATGGCGCTGACCGACGCCAATCTGAAGGAAGGGATCAAGCTCTACGCGCAGAACTGCGCCGTCTGCCACGGGGCCTCCGACGGGCAAGCCTCCAACATCGCGATGGGCCTTTACCAGCACGCCCCCCAATTGGCCAAGCATGGGGTCGAGGACGATCCCGAGGGTGAGATCTTCTGGAAGGTCAAGCATGGGATCCGGCTGACCGGGATGCCGGCCTTCAGCCCGACCTTGAACGACGATCAGATCTGGAAAATGGTGCTCTTCCTCAAGCATATGGATTCCCTGACCCCGGCGGTCCAAAAGGATTGGAAGGCCATCAAGAGCGTGAAGAACGGCTAA
- a CDS encoding alpha/beta hydrolase gives MKHLSRVVVPLVLAYCTILFFYVLLQRAMIFHPVARNGTTPVQFGLKNYQEVSFASGDGVSLTGWWVEHPKADPKRPVLLYCHGNADCLSDLAQVAKIFYDFGFDTLLFDYRSYGDSQKAPLSEAALDGDALAAYIWLKTKDIPEDRIFIWGHSLGSSVAAQLATKVQPAGLILEGAFPSVLSVSRQRKPWLLVADFMVKDKFETEKYVQARTCPLLETHAEKDTIIPESLGRQVFEEAAPPKQWLEIKGIDHNSFPSVAYQYKKPIMDFVKATLKAHQD, from the coding sequence TTGAAACATTTATCCCGCGTTGTCGTCCCGCTTGTGCTGGCCTATTGCACCATCCTTTTCTTCTATGTCCTCCTGCAAAGGGCCATGATCTTCCATCCCGTGGCCCGCAACGGCACCACCCCCGTCCAGTTCGGCCTGAAGAACTACCAGGAAGTGTCCTTCGCCTCCGGGGACGGGGTCTCCCTGACCGGCTGGTGGGTCGAGCACCCCAAGGCGGACCCGAAACGGCCCGTCCTCCTTTATTGCCACGGGAACGCCGATTGCCTCTCCGACCTGGCCCAGGTGGCCAAGATCTTCTACGACTTCGGCTTCGACACCCTCCTCTTCGATTACCGCAGCTATGGCGACAGCCAGAAGGCCCCCTTGAGCGAGGCCGCGCTCGACGGCGACGCCCTCGCGGCCTATATCTGGCTCAAGACCAAGGACATCCCCGAGGATCGCATCTTCATCTGGGGCCATTCCCTCGGCTCCTCGGTGGCCGCCCAATTGGCCACCAAGGTCCAACCCGCCGGGCTCATCCTGGAAGGGGCTTTCCCCTCGGTGCTTTCCGTGAGCCGCCAAAGGAAACCCTGGCTCCTGGTGGCCGATTTCATGGTGAAGGACAAGTTCGAGACGGAGAAATACGTGCAGGCAAGGACTTGCCCGCTCCTGGAGACCCACGCGGAAAAGGACACCATCATCCCGGAAAGCCTGGGAAGACAGGTCTTTGAGGAAGCTGCGCCCCCCAAGCAATGGCTGGAGATCAAGGGGATCGATCACAACAGCTTCCCCAGCGTGGCCTACCAATATAAGAAGCCCATCATGGATTTCGTGAAGGCCACCCTGAAGGCCCACCAAGACTAG
- the gatB gene encoding Asp-tRNA(Asn)/Glu-tRNA(Gln) amidotransferase subunit GatB has protein sequence MEWEPVIGLEVHVELKTNTKLFCGCPTVFGNDSNTQVCPICLGLPGTLPVMNAKAVEFAVKIGHALNCTISKYSKMDRKNYYYPDLAKAYQISQYDKPLNYDGHLEITTKEGTKRIGITRAHLEEDAGKLVHQGGKAGRLDSSDYSLADYNRAGIPLVEIVSEPDIRSAEEAYAYLTELKSILLYTGVSDCNMEEGSLRCDANVSVRPKGQEKFGTKAEIKNMNSFRFAKQAMEYEIKRQIALLEKGERVVQESRLWDVTENKTKPMRSKEEAHDYRYFPEPDLVPIVLNEDYVQKIKQALPELPGAKRERLCKAYGLTPYDAGVLTSEQELADWFEAGAKLSKSPKGFANWMMGDMAAKMKEQEKGLKDLKFDQKKLAELVDLVEGGTINSKQAKEVFAEMFDLGVSPAEVVKSRGMAQVSDPKAIEAAVDKVLSENPSVVADYKGGKQGVIGFLVGKVMQASQGKANPKLVNDVLKNKLGN, from the coding sequence ATGGAATGGGAACCGGTCATCGGCCTTGAGGTCCATGTCGAACTGAAGACCAATACCAAGCTCTTCTGCGGTTGCCCGACCGTTTTCGGGAACGATTCCAATACCCAGGTCTGTCCCATCTGCCTGGGGCTCCCCGGGACCCTTCCCGTCATGAACGCCAAGGCCGTGGAATTCGCGGTCAAGATCGGCCATGCCCTCAACTGCACCATTTCCAAATACTCCAAGATGGACCGTAAGAACTACTATTACCCGGACCTGGCCAAGGCCTACCAGATCTCCCAATACGACAAGCCGTTGAATTACGACGGCCATTTGGAGATCACGACCAAAGAGGGGACCAAGCGCATCGGCATCACCCGGGCCCATTTGGAAGAGGACGCGGGCAAGCTCGTCCACCAGGGCGGCAAAGCAGGGCGGCTGGATTCTTCCGATTATTCCCTGGCCGACTACAACCGGGCCGGCATCCCCCTGGTCGAGATCGTGTCCGAGCCCGATATCCGCAGCGCCGAGGAAGCCTATGCCTACCTGACGGAGCTCAAAAGCATCCTCCTCTATACGGGAGTGTCGGACTGCAACATGGAGGAAGGGTCCCTCCGCTGCGACGCCAACGTGTCCGTGCGGCCCAAGGGGCAGGAGAAATTCGGCACCAAGGCCGAGATCAAGAACATGAACAGTTTCCGCTTCGCCAAGCAGGCCATGGAATACGAGATCAAGCGCCAGATCGCCCTGCTCGAAAAGGGCGAGCGGGTGGTGCAGGAATCCCGCCTCTGGGACGTGACCGAGAACAAGACCAAGCCCATGCGCTCCAAGGAAGAGGCCCATGATTACCGCTATTTCCCCGAGCCCGACCTGGTGCCCATCGTCCTGAACGAGGATTATGTCCAGAAGATCAAGCAAGCCCTGCCCGAACTGCCGGGCGCCAAGCGGGAACGCCTCTGTAAGGCCTATGGCCTGACCCCCTACGATGCCGGGGTATTGACCTCGGAACAGGAACTGGCCGACTGGTTCGAGGCCGGCGCCAAGCTCTCCAAGAGCCCCAAGGGTTTCGCCAATTGGATGATGGGGGACATGGCCGCCAAGATGAAGGAGCAGGAAAAGGGCCTGAAGGACCTCAAGTTCGACCAGAAGAAGCTGGCCGAGCTGGTGGACCTGGTCGAGGGCGGCACGATCAACAGCAAACAGGCCAAGGAAGTCTTCGCCGAGATGTTCGACCTGGGTGTTTCGCCCGCCGAGGTGGTGAAGAGCCGGGGCATGGCCCAGGTCTCGGACCCCAAAGCCATCGAAGCGGCGGTGGATAAGGTCCTCTCCGAGAACCCCAGCGTGGTGGCCGACTACAAGGGCGGCAAGCAGGGCGTCATCGGCTTCCTGGTGGGCAAGGTCATGCAGGCCAGCCAAGGCAAAGCGAACCCTAAGTTGGTAAATGATGTTTTGAAAAATAAATTAGGTAATTAA
- a CDS encoding glycoside hydrolase family 2 TIM barrel-domain containing protein gives MIRPQKNRFRKLRALDGRWEFRKDPMDLGLRKGWGKGFKKDRFLPVPASWNEQAQDLWDYLGPGWYQTTFRPFSSPRGSRTFLRFGSVHYHATVWLNGLRLGSHEGGHLPFQFEVTDIPRKGMDRLVVRVEGLLRPDRVPPGNVPFHPKDAFNNQFNPPASFDFFPYCGIQREVVLYSTPKESVRDLTVSTRSDGPTGLVHVQVAAPEGSEFRMKLSGHGRPLQVEGPSPETVFRVPQAKLWAPGSPSLYGLTVERMKNGRPVDRVDLPVGIRTFEVHGEKLLLNGKPISLKGFGRHEDSPRLGRGLTDRERQKDFRNMLAVGANSYRTSHYPYSEKDLDLADRLGFLVIDETPAVGLFFRKEGLKKRLALCRQMTRDMIERDKNHPSVVMWSLANEPHSHRPAALPFFKDLASLARTLDPTRPVTLVSYLGTKEASFSFLDTVCVNRYFGWYSEPGDLAKALPRLSKDLDSMGRRFKKPVLVTEFGADAIPGSHADPPALFSEEYQAALIDGYLRIMARKPFVAGAHVWNLNDFRTAQATHRPNGMNYKGVFGRDRKPKKAVRVLKRAWKGDR, from the coding sequence ATGATCCGCCCCCAAAAGAACCGGTTCCGGAAGTTGCGGGCTCTCGATGGCCGGTGGGAATTCCGCAAGGACCCCATGGACCTGGGCCTCAGGAAGGGTTGGGGAAAAGGCTTCAAGAAGGACCGGTTCCTCCCCGTCCCCGCCAGTTGGAACGAGCAGGCCCAGGACCTCTGGGACTATCTGGGCCCCGGCTGGTATCAAACCACCTTTCGGCCTTTTTCATCCCCTCGCGGTTCCAGGACCTTCCTGCGCTTCGGGTCGGTCCATTACCACGCCACCGTCTGGTTGAACGGGCTTAGGCTCGGTTCGCACGAGGGAGGACATCTTCCTTTCCAGTTCGAGGTCACTGACATCCCAAGGAAAGGCATGGATCGTCTGGTGGTGCGGGTCGAGGGCCTTTTGCGGCCCGACCGGGTCCCGCCCGGCAACGTCCCCTTTCATCCCAAGGATGCTTTCAACAACCAATTCAACCCGCCCGCCTCCTTCGACTTCTTCCCCTATTGCGGTATCCAACGAGAGGTCGTCCTTTACAGCACGCCGAAAGAATCCGTCCGGGACCTGACGGTCTCGACCCGCTCGGATGGTCCCACCGGCTTGGTGCATGTCCAGGTGGCGGCTCCCGAGGGATCTGAATTCCGGATGAAGCTTTCCGGCCATGGGCGGCCCCTCCAGGTCGAAGGCCCCTCCCCCGAGACCGTCTTTCGGGTCCCCCAGGCCAAACTTTGGGCCCCAGGTTCCCCATCCCTTTATGGTCTGACGGTCGAACGGATGAAGAACGGCCGCCCGGTGGACCGGGTGGACCTTCCGGTCGGCATCCGGACCTTCGAGGTCCACGGGGAGAAATTGTTGCTGAATGGAAAACCCATTTCCCTGAAGGGCTTCGGAAGGCACGAGGATTCCCCCAGGTTGGGACGCGGCCTCACGGACCGGGAGCGGCAAAAGGATTTCCGGAACATGCTCGCTGTCGGGGCCAATTCCTACCGGACTTCCCACTATCCCTATTCCGAAAAGGACCTGGACCTGGCCGACCGGTTGGGATTCCTCGTCATCGACGAAACCCCGGCCGTGGGCCTTTTCTTCCGGAAAGAGGGACTGAAAAAACGGCTGGCCCTTTGCCGCCAAATGACCCGGGACATGATCGAACGCGACAAGAACCACCCCAGTGTGGTCATGTGGAGCCTGGCCAATGAGCCCCATTCCCACCGGCCCGCGGCCCTTCCCTTCTTCAAGGACTTGGCCAGTTTGGCCCGGACCTTGGACCCCACCCGTCCCGTGACCCTGGTCAGTTATTTGGGAACCAAGGAAGCGTCCTTCTCGTTCCTGGATACGGTCTGTGTGAACCGCTATTTCGGTTGGTACTCGGAACCGGGCGACTTGGCAAAAGCCCTACCCCGGCTTTCCAAGGATCTGGACTCCATGGGTCGGCGGTTCAAAAAGCCGGTATTGGTCACCGAATTCGGCGCCGACGCCATTCCCGGAAGCCACGCGGACCCGCCCGCGCTCTTCAGCGAGGAATACCAAGCCGCCCTGATCGATGGCTATTTGAGGATCATGGCCCGCAAGCCCTTCGTAGCCGGGGCCCACGTCTGGAACCTGAACGACTTCCGCACCGCCCAGGCCACGCACCGGCCCAACGGCATGAACTATAAGGGGGTCTTTGGCCGGGACCGGAAACCGAAAAAAGCCGTTCGGGTCCTGAAAAGGGCCTGGAAAGGGGACCGGTAA
- a CDS encoding HAD-IA family hydrolase, with the protein MSPVSYGPSDINNPRGTPFGGPVPESYWLTKALIFDFEWVMAEAQNLGYDKKDYEDPTPLTALKDCLRTLRSYEVRLSLTTNRKTQEIMPELHRLNLAEDFDNIRCAEDVKNLKPSPELHQLTMDMLGVKPWRVVAFESKTVGVEAAKAAGIFCVGHPPMADQVDMTLDSFTGLPLIRLLELIDNNKRVKMGLVQP; encoded by the coding sequence TTGAGCCCTGTTTCCTACGGCCCTTCCGATATCAACAATCCCCGCGGCACCCCCTTTGGGGGGCCTGTTCCCGAAAGCTATTGGCTGACCAAAGCGCTCATCTTCGACTTCGAATGGGTCATGGCCGAGGCCCAGAACCTGGGTTACGACAAGAAAGATTATGAAGACCCCACCCCCCTGACCGCCTTGAAGGATTGCCTGAGGACCCTCCGCAGTTACGAGGTCCGACTCTCCCTGACCACCAACCGCAAGACCCAGGAGATCATGCCCGAACTCCACCGCTTGAACCTGGCGGAGGATTTTGACAACATCCGCTGTGCTGAGGACGTGAAGAACCTGAAGCCCTCCCCGGAACTGCACCAGCTCACGATGGACATGCTGGGGGTCAAGCCCTGGCGGGTGGTGGCTTTTGAAAGCAAGACGGTGGGGGTCGAGGCGGCGAAAGCGGCGGGTATTTTCTGCGTGGGGCATCCGCCCATGGCGGACCAGGTGGATATGACCTTGGATTCCTTCACGGGCCTTCCCCTCATCCGGCTCTTGGAACTGATCGACAACAATAAACGGGTCAAGATGGGGTTGGTCCAGCCCTAG
- the gatA gene encoding Asp-tRNA(Asn)/Glu-tRNA(Gln) amidotransferase subunit GatA, which yields MKNELLHKTIHEISADLKAKKVSSVELTRAALDHLEAVEPKVQAFITVTRDGALKQAAEADKRLASGTDITLLTGVPLGIKDLLCTQGVRTTCASRMLENFIPPYNATVVERLYRAGAVSVGKTNMDEFAMGSSTETSYYKKTKNPWDLRCVPGGSSGGSAACVSADQAFGSLGSDTGGSIRQPAALCGIVGLKPTYGRVSRYGLIAFASSLDQIGPFAKDVEDCGILLKAIAGHDPMDSTSADVPVPDYGAEMKKSIKGLKVGIPKEFFPEGLNPEVSSAVKAAIDQLKQLGAEIVEVSLPASPYGLAAYYVLAPSEASSNLARYDGVRYGFREPGENIVEMFSKTRAAGFGPEVKRRIMLGTYALSSGYYDAYYLKALKVRRLIKQDYDKAFEKVDVIATPTAPNPAFRFGEKTGDPLTMYLEDVFTVSINITGLPGLSVPCGLSKAGLPIGLQLIGKAFDESTLLKTAYAYEQSTDWHKRKPTLKES from the coding sequence GGACCACCTGGAAGCGGTCGAACCCAAGGTGCAGGCCTTCATCACCGTCACCCGGGACGGGGCCCTGAAACAGGCCGCCGAGGCCGACAAGCGCCTGGCCTCGGGGACCGATATCACCCTGCTCACCGGCGTTCCCCTAGGCATCAAGGACCTGCTTTGCACCCAGGGTGTCCGCACCACCTGCGCTTCCCGCATGTTGGAGAACTTCATCCCTCCCTATAACGCCACGGTGGTCGAGCGGCTTTACCGGGCTGGGGCCGTTTCGGTGGGGAAGACCAACATGGACGAATTCGCCATGGGATCTTCGACCGAGACCTCCTATTACAAGAAGACCAAGAACCCCTGGGACCTGCGTTGTGTGCCGGGCGGCTCTTCGGGCGGCTCCGCCGCCTGTGTTTCCGCCGACCAGGCTTTCGGCTCCCTGGGTTCCGATACTGGGGGCTCCATCCGCCAGCCCGCCGCCCTTTGCGGCATCGTGGGGCTCAAACCCACCTATGGCCGCGTTTCCCGCTACGGGCTCATTGCCTTTGCTTCTTCCCTGGACCAGATCGGTCCCTTCGCCAAGGATGTGGAGGATTGCGGCATCCTCTTGAAGGCTATCGCGGGCCATGACCCGATGGATTCCACCTCCGCCGACGTTCCTGTTCCCGACTATGGGGCCGAGATGAAGAAGTCCATCAAAGGATTGAAGGTCGGGATCCCCAAGGAATTCTTCCCGGAAGGGCTCAATCCTGAGGTTTCCAGCGCGGTCAAGGCGGCCATCGATCAGTTGAAGCAACTGGGCGCCGAGATCGTGGAAGTCTCCCTGCCCGCGTCCCCCTACGGCCTGGCGGCTTACTATGTGTTGGCTCCCTCGGAAGCCTCGTCCAACCTGGCCCGCTATGACGGGGTCCGTTACGGGTTCCGCGAGCCGGGCGAGAACATCGTGGAGATGTTCTCCAAGACCCGCGCGGCGGGCTTCGGCCCCGAAGTGAAGCGCCGCATCATGCTGGGCACTTACGCCCTTTCTTCCGGCTACTACGACGCTTATTACCTGAAAGCGCTGAAGGTCCGCCGCCTCATCAAGCAGGACTACGACAAGGCCTTCGAGAAGGTGGATGTCATCGCCACCCCGACCGCCCCCAACCCGGCCTTCCGCTTCGGGGAAAAGACGGGTGACCCATTGACCATGTATCTCGAGGATGTGTTCACCGTTTCCATCAATATCACCGGGCTTCCGGGCCTATCGGTGCCCTGCGGCCTTTCCAAGGCGGGCCTGCCCATCGGCCTCCAGCTCATCGGCAAGGCTTTTGACGAATCCACCCTCTTGAAGACCGCCTATGCCTATGAACAGTCCACTGACTGGCATAAGAGGAAACCGACGCTTAAAGAGAGTTAA